Genomic segment of Salvelinus alpinus chromosome 23, SLU_Salpinus.1, whole genome shotgun sequence:
ggttagttaggttggttttgtgcaagctacctgtgctgtgaaaaatgtctgtgcttttttgtatttggtggtgagctaacataaatatacgtggtgttttcgctgtaaaacattttaaaaatcggacatgttggctggattcacaagatgtgtatctttcatttgctgtattggacttgttaatgtgtgaaagttaaatatttctaaaaaatatcttttgaatttcgcgccctgcacttggacgggctgttgtcataagtgtaccggcaccgccctgcagccataagaagttcaattctacaaccacctaaaaggaagcgattcccaaaccttccataacaaagccatcacctacagagagatgaacctggagaaaagTCCACTAAGCAATCTgttcctggagctctgttcacaaacagaccccacagagctccaggacagcaacacaattagacccaaccaaatcatgagaaaactaaaagataattacttgatacattggaaagaattcacaaaaaaacagtgcaaactagaatgctatttggccccaaacagagagtacacattgGCAGCATACCtgatcactgtgactgacccaaacttaaggaaagctttgactatgtacagactcagtgagcgtagccttgctattgaaaatggcagccgtaggcagacatggctctcaagagaagacaagctatgtgcacactgcccacaaaattaggtggaaactgagctgcacttcctaactttctgcccaatgtatgaccatattagaggtgcatatttccttcagattacacagaccctcaaagaattcaaaaacaatcCCAATTTTGGTAAACTCCCATATccactgggtgaaataccagtgtgccatcataTCAGCAaaatttgtgacctgttgtcacaagaaaagggcaagcagttaagaacaaacaccattgtaaatacaacccatatttacgtttatttattttttccttttGTACcctaaccatttgcacatcgttacagcactgtatatatacagttgactTACACTTattgacttccggcgccgaccgagatggccgcctcgcttcgcgttccttggaaaatatgcagtattttgtttttttatgtgttatttcttacatcggtaccccaggtaatcttaggtttcattacatacagtcgggaggaactactgaatatacgattaacgtcaactcaccatcgttataaccaggaatatgactttcccgaaacggatccagtgttttgccttccacccaatacaatggatctgatcccagccggggaccctatacgacgccgtaaaaggggcaaacgtagcggtctcctggtcaggcttcggagacgggcacatcgcgctccactccctagcatactactcgccaatgtccagtctcttgacaataaggttgatgaaatccgagcacgggtaacattccagagagacatcagggattgcaacgtgctctgcttcacggaaacatggctaactcaagagatgctaacggagtcggtgcagccagctggtttcttcacgcatcgcgccgacagaaacatacatctttctggtaagaagaggggcgggggggtatgccttatgattaacgagacgtggtgtgatcatcataacaacacacaggaactcaagtcattctgttcacctgatctagaactcctcacaatcaaatgtcgaccgcattatctaccaagggaattctcttcgatcataatcacagccgtatatattcccccccaagcagacacatcgatggccctgaacgaactttatctgactctttgtaaactggaaaccacacaccctgaggctgcattcatcgtagctggggattttaacaaggctaatctaaaaacaaaactccctaaattctatcagcatatcgattgtgctaccagggctggtaaaaccctggatcattgctatactaacttccgcgacgcatataaggccctcccccgccctcctttcggaaaagctgaccacgactccattttgttgattccagcctacaaacagaaactaaaacaacaagctcccgcgctcaggtctgttcaacgctggtccgaccaatctgattccacgcttcaagactgcttcgatcacgcggattggaatatgttccgcattgcgtccaacaacaacatggacgaatatgctgattcggtgagcgagttcattaggaagtgcattgacgatgtcgtacccacagcaacgattaaaacattcccaaaccagaaaccgtggattgacggcagcattcgcgtgaaactgaaagcgcgaaccactgcttttaaccagggcaaggtgaccggaaacatgaccgaatacaaacagtgtagctattctctccgcaaggcaatcaaacaggctaagtcccagtacagagacaaaatagagtcgcaattcaacagctcagacacaagaggtatgtggcagggtctacagtctatcacggattacaaaaagaaaaccagccccgtcgcggaccaggatgtcttgctcccagacaggctaaataacttttttgcccgctttgaggacaatacagtgccactgacacggcccgctaccaaaacctgcgggctctccttcactgcagccgaggtgagtaaaacatttaaacgtgttaaccctcgcaaggctgcaggcccagacggcattcccagccgcgtcctcagagcatgcgcagaccagctggctggtgtgtttacggacatattcaatcaatccttatcccagtctgctgttcccacatgcttcaagagggccaccattgttcctgttcccaagaaagctaaggtaactgagctaaacgactaccgccccgtagcactcacttccgtcatcatgaagtgctttgagagactagtcaaggaccatatcacctccaccctaccggacaccctagacccactccaatttgcttaccgacccaataggtccacagacgacgcaatcgcaaccacactgcacactgccctaacccatctggacaagaggaatacctatgtgagaatgctgttcatcgagtacagctcagcatttaacaccatagtaccctccaaactcgtcatcaagctcgagaccctgggtctcgaccccgccctgtgcaactgggtcctggacttcctgacgggccgcccccaggtggtgagggtaggtaacaacatctccaccccgctgatcctcaacactggggccccacaagggtgcgttctgagccctctcctgtactccctgttcacccacgactgcgtggccatgcacgcctccaactcaatcatcaagtttgcggatgacactacagtggtaggcttgattaccaacaacgacgagacggcctacagggaggaggtgagggccctcggagtgtggtgtcaggaaaataacctcacactcaacgtcaacaaaacaaaggagatgattgtggacttcaggaaacagcagagggagcacccccctatccacatcgacgggtcagtagtggagaaggtggaaagttttaagttcctcggtgtacacatcacggacaaactgaattggtccacccacacagacagcgttgtgaagaaggcgcagcagcgcctcttcaacctcaggaggctgaagaaattcggcttgtcaccaaaagcactcacaaacttctacagatgcacaatcgagagcatcctgtcgggctgtatcaccgcctggtacggcaactgctccgcccacaaccgtaaggctctccagagggtagtgaggtctgcagaacgcatcaccgggggcaaactacctgccctccaggacacctacaccacccgatgtcacaggaaggccataaagatcatcaaggacaacaaccacccaagccactgcctgttcaccccgctatcatccagaaggcgaggtcagtacagatacatcaaagcagggaccgagagactgaaaaacagcttctatctcaaggccatcagactgttaaacagccaccactaacatttagcggccgctgccaacatactgactcaactccagccactttaaaaatgggaattgatggaaattatgtaaaaatgtaccactagccactttaaacaatgccacttaatataatgtttacataccctacattacccatctcatatgtatatgtatatactgtactctatatcatctactgcatcttgccatctttatgtaatacatgtaccactagccactttaaactatgccactttatgtttacataccctacagtactcatctcatatgtatataccgtactctataccatctactgcatcttgcctatgccgttctgtaccatcactcattcatatatctttatgtacatattctttatccctttacacttgtgtgtataaggtagtagttgtggaattgttaggttagattacttgtcgttattactgcattgtcggaactagaagcacaagcatttcgctacactcgcattaacatctgctaaccatgtgtatgtgactaatagattgatttgatttgatttgatttgtatatatacagttgaagtcggaagtttacatacaccttagccaaatacatttaaactcagtttatcacaattcatgacatttaatcctagtaaaaattccttgttttaggtcagttcggatcaccacttttttttaagaatgtgaaatgtcagaataatagtagagagaattatttatttcagcttttatttctttcatcacattcccagtgggtcagaagtttacatacactcaattagtatttggtagcattgcctttaaaatgtttaacttgggtcaaatgttttgggtagccttccacaagcttcctacaataagttgggtgaattttggcccattcctcctgacagagctggtgtaactgagtcaggtttgtaggcctccttgctcacacacgctttttcagttctgcccgcaaatgttctataggcttgaggtcagggctttgtgatggccactccaataccttgactttgttgtccttaagccattttgacacaactttgggagtatgcttggggtcattgtccatttggaagacccatttgcgaccaagctttaacttcctgactgatgtcttgagatgttgcttcaatatatccacatcattttccctccctcatgatgccatctattttgtgaagtgcaacagaccctcctgcagcaaatcacccccacagcatgatgctaccacccccgtgcttcacggttgggatggtgttctttggcttgcaagcctccccctttttcctccaaacatagcgatggtcattatggccgaacagttctatttttgtttcatcagaccagaggacatttcttcaaaaagtaccatctttgtccccatgtgcagttgcaaaccgtagtctggcttttttatggtggttttcgagcagtggcatcttccttgctgagcggttgATATAAGACTTGTTATATGTCAATATAGAACTtgttttacagtggatatagacacttttgtacctgtttcctccagcatcttcacaaagtcatttgctgttgttctgggattaattttcactttcgcaccaaagtacgttcatctctaggagactgaacgcgtctctttcctgagcggtatgacggctgcgtggtcccatggtgtttatacttgcgtactattgtttgtacagatgaacgtggtaccttcaggcatttggaaattgatcccaaggatgaaccagacttgtggaggtctacaattttttttctgacgtcttgtcaagcaaagaggcactgagtttgaaggtaggccttgaaatacatccacaggtacaccaccaattgactcaaattatgtcaattagcctatcagaagcttctaaagccatgacatcagttTCTACAAtgttacaagctgtttaaaggtacagtcaactcagtgtatgtaaacttctgacccactggaattgtgattcagtgaattttatgtgaaataatctgtctgtaaacaattgttgggaatattacttgtgtcatgcacgaagtagatgtcctaaccaacttgccaaaactatagtttgttaacaagaaatttgtggagtggttgaaaaacgagttttaatgactccaacctaagtgtatataaacccTTTGAATTGACTTGAATTGAGAGCTCTAGATAATGTAAGGGAATGGACAATGGGCATAATATAACAGTAGCTCTCCTCTCTGTAGGTGTGAGATCGATGCCACGTTGGAGAGGTTGCGGAGGCTGGAGAGAGACCTGGGCACTAAAGAGAAggagctggaggagagagagctgagactgagactgtgggaggagagactgagggagaggtcCAATGTGACACCTGTGAGTAGCCTACATGTTTGGCAGGGTTTCAAAGACCACACTGCTTCATTCATGTACGTGTTCTATTTGTTTTACAACCTTATTTGAGATGTAATATTAGAAAGAGTCATGTTGTAGAGTATCAAGCCCGTCACTCCCCCGTCTCCATCCCcatatttctttctctctttcagttCTTCTCCCCTATAGCATCAGGCATCAGTTCGGAGTCATTCTTTCACTCTCAGTCTCAGGAGTCCAACAGCGCCAAGATATCCTGCCTCATCCGAACCCTCAGCAATGGAGGGAAGGAcaggggaatggagggagagaaggacaggggaatggagggagggatggacaggggaatagagggagggatggacagGGGAATAGGGGGGTTCCAGTCCATGCTTAGAGGCTTATCAAGCAGTCTTGGGGAGGCAGCTGGGGATGGAGGGTTAGAGGtaacctggggagagagagagaaggagagggagtctGAGGGAGGGATAGTTGGGGGGTGTCTGGCGCTAGGGGAGGGGGGGCGTTTACAGATCATGCTAAAGGGGTTCCAGGGTGGGattggagaggtagagggggagactgagagggaggagaggggttggggggagagTGGGAGACAAGAGGGATCGAGGGAGCGAATGAAGGAGGAGAGGATTGTGAAgggggggagtatggagggagggaggctacAGTCCATGTTTAGGGAGCTGAGTGGGGGCAGTTTGTTTGGGAACATGCTGTCTTTAGTTGATattgagggggtagagggggtaggtGACATGGACATGAACATGGGGGAGATAGGGGACCTGGGGGTGGTAGTGGTCAGGGGTGATACGGCTGGGGTCATAAGTCATAAGGTCAGGAGTGAGttgggggtcagaggtcaggggctGAGGTCGGGAGTACAGATGAGCATGTGGACAACATCCAATCAGAACTCTTCTAAGACTTGCAGCGTGCGACAGGGAACCAAAATCAATATGGCCGCCACCGCTGCGGCATTAGACATGAACGTGGTGGAGCTTAGCTGGTCTGACCACGACAGTGACTAggagaacacacaaacacacagcgatACTgggaaggtacacacacacaattttgtttttgttacgtcattatttaattttttaatttaagCCAAATTTATCCACCCCCTGTTGTGAGGACTTTAGGGGATAATAGTGAAGAATTGTCAGCAGTGTGGATTTCCTCCTGCTAACTGTCATGTTGTTCTGGTGTATTGAAGCCTTTAAAGTGGTATGCAACTGATGTGCCATATTAACAAGTGTTACATAGACCAGAGAGCAGTTTGTGGAGGCTAGGACAAGTCAGGGTACCATCCAATGTTCTATGCTTTTAGACCATTGATACAGTTCATTCGTTCAAAAACTAAACTTTGAATTCAATTTATGGATTCTTACTGTGATCAAATGGATTCTTACTGTGATCAAATGGATCCTTACTGTGATCAAATGGATCCTTACTGTGATCAAATGGATCCTTATTGTGATCAAATGAATTCTTACTGTGATCAAATGGATTCTTACTGTGATCAAATGGATCCTTACTGTGATCAAATGGATCCTTACTGTGATCAAATGGATTCTTACTGTGATCAAATGGATCCTTACTGTGATCAAATGGATTCTTACTGTGATCAAATGGATCCTTACTGTGATCAAATGGATCCTTACTGTGATCAAATGGATTCTTACTGTGATCAAATGGATCCTTACTGTGATCAAATGGATTCTTACTGTGATCAAATGGATCCTTACTGTGATCAAATGTGTAAAACTATTTTGCAGCTCCCTTCTCTTTATATATTGTATTGTTTTTCAATAAATTCAGATAAATACTGATATTTTCATTTAAGTAATATgacaaacattttttattttcataTAGCTTTCAGGTGCTAAAACAATACCATACAAATGTCTTTATACTGTATTTCAGCATCAAACCTGGTTTGAGAGATTATGTAGTAACACTTTTTACCTAAAGTAATTTCTCTCACACTGAGCAACATAATGAGGAAAAGACACAGCCCACGAACAACTAATGAAATAACTACCTCACTCCGTTCCAACCCCTCCAAAATCCCTTAAACCAACAGAGGAGCAGGCCCCTCATCCTTCTTCACCTCATTTCTCCTGCCTACCCTGACAGCTGACTCACACACTGACCAGCAGTGCCACCCCGGGTACCCCAGCTAGTACCAACTTGGCTCGTCTCTCTGCTGAGCTCCCTACCTCCTCACCCCCTAACACCTATCCCTTACCTCTACACACTGACCAGCAGTGCCACCCCGGCCAGTACCAAtttagctggtctctctctggtctcgaGGCTGAAGGTCCAGCAATAAGTGGTTCCTCTCAGCTTGGTCTTGTACAGAGGAAACTCATAGATATTAtgcattgtcttttgtttggtaCAGCTTGTACTGAGATTACTGGCATAGAGGGGGTTAACTCCTTCAGACGGGCCTCAGTGATCACCCCACCCTGAGTGTGCAATCTCTCAcctgggggagaaagaggggagggaaaggAGGGTGAAGTTAAT
This window contains:
- the LOC139551398 gene encoding mitogen-activated protein kinase kinase kinase 20-like encodes the protein MSSLGASFVQIKHEDLRFYENCGGGSFGTVYRAHWISQDKEVAVKKLLKIETEAEILSILSHKNIIQFYGAVLESPNYGIVTEYAGGGSLYEYLSSEQSKEMDMEQIMTWAMEIAKGMHYLHSEAPVKVIHRDLKSRNVVLTADKVLKICDFGASKFQSHTTHMTVVGTFPWMAPEVIQSLPVSETCDTYSYGVVLWEMLTREVPFKGFEGLQVAWLVVEKQERLTIPTSCPPSFADLMKRCWQAEPKERPVFKQVLGTLETMSNDSRLPDQCNSFLHNKDQWRCEIDATLERLRRLERDLGTKEKELEERELRLRLWEERLRERSNVTPFFSPIASGISSESFFHSQSQESNSAKISCLIRTLSNGGKDRGMEGEKDRGMEGGMDRGIEGGMDRGIGGFQSMLRGLSSSLGEAAGDGGLEVTWGEREKERESEGGIVGGCLALGEGGRLQIMLKGFQGGIGEVEGETEREERGWGESGRQEGSRERMKEERIVKGGSMEGGRLQSMFRELSGGSLFGNMLSLVDIEGVEGVGDMDMNMGEIGDLGVVVVRGDTAGVISHKVRSELGVRGQGLRSGVQMSMWTTSNQNSSKTCSVRQGTKINMAATAAALDMNVVELSWSDHDSD